Proteins from a single region of Ziziphus jujuba cultivar Dongzao chromosome 1, ASM3175591v1:
- the LOC132799369 gene encoding uncharacterized protein LOC132799369: MWDFSSSFLGAFSIVFCTAGILALLLLPVLAKNTYIFENALMPGYGNPMLSSQDVSEANKWVKDIIALNSKSQGAGMSARVILHLGMLNFLMEPTATELALTLMFMKVTNWSPL; the protein is encoded by the exons ATGTGGGATTTTTCCTCCTCCTTTTTGGGTGCTTTCAGCATTGTTTTCTGTACTGCTGGAATTTTGGCTCTTTTGCTGCTTCCGGTTCTTGCCAAGAACACTTACATATTCGAAAATGCCCTCATGCCAG GTTATGGGAATCCCATGCTCTCCAGCCAAGATGTATCGGAGGCAAATAAATGGGTGAAGGACATAATTGCTCTCAATTCCAAATCTCAAGGTGCAGGAAT GTCCGCAAGGGTCATATTGCACTTGGGAATGCTCAATTTCCTAATGGAACCaacg GCCACGGAATTGGCTCTTACCTTAATGTTCATGAAG gtaaCAAATTGGTCTCCGTTATAG
- the LOC107403362 gene encoding stellacyanin, whose protein sequence is MAKQMGLMGLGCFIFMMVALQINGATATTYVVGDSLGWTVPPNTSFYSDWSSSKTFHIGDEVVFNWTGNHNFAEVSSLAEYENCTNPGIVFGPGIKANLLQNGSRFFICTVDDHCEAGQKVIITVGSPTNTSPAASPAPSSLSFGVVFTVLTSMVGYFFA, encoded by the exons ATGGCTAAGCAAATGGGTTTGATGGGGTTGGGGTGCTTCATCTTTATGATGGTAGCACTTCAAATTAATGGTGCAACTGCAACCACATACGTGGTCGGAGACAGCTTGGGTTGGACTGTCCCTCCAAATACCTCTTTCTACTCCGACTGGTCTAGCTCCAAGACTTTCCATATAGGGGACGAAGTTG TGTTCAACTGGACCGGAAATCACAACTTTGCAGAAGTTTCATCACTAGCTGAATACGAAAACTGCACAAACCCAGGAATTGTTTTTGGGCCAGGAATAAAAGCGAACCTTTTGCAAAACGGTTCTCGCTTCTTCATCTGCACCGTTGATGACCACTGCGAAGCTGGACAGAAAGTGATAATCACCGTTGGATCACCAACAAATACCTCCCCTGCAGCTAGCCCTGCTCCTTCATCTTTGAGTTTTGGTGTTGTATTTACTGTTTTAACCTCCATGGTTGGTTATTTCTTCGCTTAG
- the LOC107428349 gene encoding cucumber peeling cupredoxin, giving the protein MAKQMGLMGLGCFIFMMVALQINGASATTYVVGDSLGWTVPPNTSFYTEWSSSKTFHIGDKVLFNWTGNHNVAEVSSLAEYENCVNPGIVIGSPVTANLLENGSRFFICTVDDHCEAGQKVIITVGSPTNTSSTASPAPSPSSASSLSFGVIFTVLSSVVAYFFA; this is encoded by the exons ATGGCTAAGCAAATGGGTTTGATGGGGTTGGGCTGCTTCATCTTTATGATGGTAGCACTTCAAATTAATGGTGCAAGTGCAACCACGTACGTGGTCGGAGACAGCTTGGGTTGGACTGTTCCTCCAAATACCTCTTTCTACACCGAGTGGTCTAGCTCCAAGACTTTCCATATTGGGGACaaagttt TGTTCAACTGGACCGGAAATCACAACGTGGCAGAAGTATCATCACTAGCTGAATACGAAAACTGCGTAAACCCAGGAATTGTTATTGGGTCACCAGTAACAGCAAACCTTTTGGAAAACGGTTCTCGCTTCTTCATCTGCACCGTTGATGACCACTGCGAAGCTGGACAGAAAGTCATAATCACCGTTGGATCACCAACAAATACCTCCTCTACAGCTAGCCCTGCTCCTTCACCAAGCTCTGCTTCATCTTTGAGTTTTGGTGTTATATTCACTGTTTTATCCTCCGTTGTTGCTTATTTCTTCGCTTAG
- the LOC107403355 gene encoding probable pectin methylesterase CGR3, whose translation FLCTVEVQRAIPILAKAYGDSMHKILHVGPDTCSVVSKLLKEKETEASGVEPYDIEDADRNCKALVKKGTVPIADIKFPLPYRPKSFSLVIVSDALEYLSPRYLNKTLPDLARVSIDGLVIFTGSPGHRKAKVSESKYGRVAKMRSSSWWVKYFVQTSLEENEATIKKFEHAATKMSCLKMPNFLPYAIPLTF comes from the exons TTTTTATGCACGGTGGAGGTCCAACGAGCAATTCCCATTCTAGCAAAAGCATATGGTGACAGCATGCACAAAATTCTACATGTTGGCCCTGATACTTGTTCAGTGGTTTCTAAATTGCTAAAGGAGAAAGAAACTGAAGCCTCGGGTGTGGAACCATATGACATAGAGGATGCTGATAGAAACTGCAAGGCTCTTGTGAAGAAAGGCACTGTGCCTATTGCCGACATCAAGTTTCCACTTCCATACAGGCCAAAATCATTTTCTCTTGTAATTGTTTCAGATGCATTGGAATATTTGTCTCCTAGGTACCTTAACAAGACCCTCCCAGATCTGGCAAGGGTATCTATTGATGGGCTTGTGATCTTTACAG GCTCTCCTGGTCATCGGAAAGCTAAAGTTTCAGAATCCAAATATGGAAGGGTG GCTAAGATGAGGAGTTCATCCTGGTGGGTCAAGTATTTTGTTCAGACTAGCTTGGAGGAGAATGAAGCTACTATCAAGAAGTTTGAGCATGCAGCGACAAAGATGTCATGTCTCAAAATGCCAAATTTTTTACCTTATGCCATTCCAttaacattttga